A stretch of the Equus quagga isolate Etosha38 chromosome 9, UCLA_HA_Equagga_1.0, whole genome shotgun sequence genome encodes the following:
- the LOC124244892 gene encoding uncharacterized protein LOC124244892, which translates to MGCLGPSGWPSWVSELPWAPHPSQGCLLVPPTHPALSAHPWGPSRVALGTPLFFHTSTGPLHAGWTAEPSGLLQLCRALLGGRTQELWPPKHDPCAHVWLRLGGGLPCCTVPHGPVEVGGGGSMHAARRRSILPGGFQRPSQASSGGKDRARSCSPTGGPGKPMLARRPRCDAPEQLSLTPRYLQSGESLCTPHPTLLPVCSPSFWEPGVSVRWAFAGACQAQSGAPHHEVARKAPRACCGPRSASHAAQEEPEPGACGPQLPAGPPGGYGALNSTHPGAQNHSGWPEPGHLPRRGCEASVGVPWTTAAHS; encoded by the coding sequence ATGGGCTGTCTGGGCCCCTCAGGCTGGCCGAGCTGGGTCTCTGAGCTTCCATGGGCCCCACATCCCTCCCAGGGGTGCCTGCTGGTGCCCCCGACCCACCCTGCACTCTCTGCACACCCATGGGGCCCCTCCCGTGTGGCCCTGGGCACCCCACTCTTTTTCCACACGTCCACAGGCCCCCTGCATGCAGGCTGGACTGCAGAACCTTCCGGACTCCTCCAGCTTTGCAGGGCCTTGCTCGGTGGAAGGACGCAGGAGCTCTGGCCCCCCAAGCATGACCCCTGTGCGCATGTGTGGCTGAGGCTGGGGGGCGGCCTGCCATGCTGTACTGTGCCCCATGGTCCTGTGGAGGTTGGTGGAGGTGGCTCCATGCACGCTGCCAGAAGACGCAGTATTCTCCCCGGGGGCTTCCAGAGGCCTTCCCAGGCCAGCTCTGGAGGCAAGGACAGAGCCCGCAGCTGTTCCCCGACTGGTGGCCCTGGGAAGCCGATGCTAGCACGCAGGCCCAGATGCGATGCCCCAGAGCAGCTGTCCTTGACACCTCGGTACCTGCAGAGTGGGGAATCCCTGTGCACGCCCCATCCCACTCTGCTGCCTGTGTGCTCGCCCTCCTTCTGGGAACCTGGGGTCTCTGTACGATGGGCATTTGCGGGCGCCTGCCAAGCTCAGTCTGGGGCCCCACACCACGAGGTGGCTCGAAAGGCTCCGAGGGCCTGCTGCGGACCCAGAAGCGCATCGCACGCAGCACAGGAGGAGCCCGAGCCAGGAGCCTGTGGTCCTCAGCTGCCTGCTGGGCCGCCAGGAGGGTACGGTGCCCTCAATAGCACTCACCCAGGGGCTCAGAACCACAGTGGATGGCCAGAACCTGGACATCTGCCCCGCAGAGGGTGCGAGGCTAGCGTTGGTGTTCCGTGGACAACAGCAGCCCACTCCTAG